TCGCACGCCACGAAAGTCGTGGTCATCGACATGGACAAGGACGTGGTCGTCGGCGAGATCGCCGACTTACCCGGCGTGCACGGCTTCGCCCTGGCGCCCGAGCTCGGCCTCGGCTTCGCCAGCAACGGCCGGGAGAACAAGGCCTCGATCGTCGACCTGAAGACGCTCAAGACGATTGCCAAGGCCGACACGGGCGAGAACCCCGACTGCATCCTCTACGTCCCCGGTCACGAGGAGGTCTACACCTTCAACGGCCGCGGCCAGTCGGCCACGGTCTTCGAGGCCAAGACGGGCAAGGTGATCGCGACTATTCCGCTCGGCGGCAAACCCGAGTTCGCGGTCTACGACCCGGCCGCGGACCGGATCTACAACAACATCGAGACCAAGAGCACGGTCGTGGCCATCGACGCCAAAACCCATACGGTGGCCGCCGAATGGCCGCTGGCTCCGGGCGAGGAAGCCTCGGGCATGGCCATCGACCTGAAGAGCCACCGGCTCTTCATCGTCGCCGGCAACAAGCTGATGATCGCCATGGACGCCGCCACGGGTAAGATCGTGACCACCGTGCCCACCGGCGACGGCACCGATGCCTGCGTCTACGACGCCGGGACAGGTCTGGCCATGGCCTCTGCCGGAGAGGGCTTCGTGACGATCGCGAGCTACACGGCGCCCGACAAGCTGACGGCCGTTCAGACCCTGACGACGGCCCGGGGAGCACGGACGATGACGCTCGACCCCAAGACGCACAAGATCTATCTCTCCGCCGCCGAGTACGAAGAGGCGCCGGCGCCCGTCGCCGGCCAGCCCGCGCCGCGGCCCAAGATGAAGCCCGGATCGTTCAAAGTGCTGGTGTACGGACCGGGCCGGGCATCATAAGCCCCGCGCCGTTTTTTGGATTCATCTACATCTCCGGGGCCTGCGTCACGATGATCGGACCGGCGGCGCGGGTTTTTCACGCCTTTTTTGCGCTTCTCTTCTCGGCGCCTGCGGAACTCCGCATGTTTGACCTCTCTGATCTGCATGATCACCCACTCCGTATCGTTCCCAATGATCGTCGCGTGCTCAAACATCCCTCGGCGCCCGTTGGGTGCCCTCGAAGAGGTTCGCAAAAAAGTCTAAACCCGCGCGGTTTCGCCGTTGTCCGATCACCGTGCCGCCTGACCATCCCCCGGAGATGGGAGTTGACTCTTTTGACTCACTGCCGGGGGGTGCATTAGAATCGTCCCCCGAGGTCCCTCATGCGCTATATCGGAACCCACGCCAATCACCCCTTCGCCTCCGCCTCCGAGGCCGTCCTGCTGGGCATGGTGCCGCGGGGCGGGCTGTTCGTGCCGGAGACGATCCCCGCCCTCGACGCGGACACGCTGGCCCAGACGTCCTATCTCGAGACGGCCCGCCGCATCATGGCGCCGTATTTCTCCGACTTCACGCCTGCCATCCTAGACGCCTGCCTGCGCAAGGCCTACAACGAGACGACCTTCGACGTCCCCGACGTGGTCGATCTGCGCCCGCTCGGCCGGCGGCGCTTTCTGCTCGACCTCTGGCACGGCCCGACGGCCGCCTTCAAGGACGTAGCACTCCAGCTCATGCCCCAGCTTACGGCCACGGCCAAAACGCTGACCGGCGACAAGACCCACACTCTCATCCTGGTCGCCACCTCGGGCGATACCGGCAAGGCCGCCCTGGAGGGCTACAAGAACGCCGAGGGCATCTCGATCGTC
This portion of the Candidatus Aminicenantes bacterium genome encodes:
- a CDS encoding YncE family protein; translated protein: MTKKSLIVLFLLVLTATGFAAGPTYRLLKSIPVGADGGWDYLSVDAAARRLYVSHATKVVVIDMDKDVVVGEIADLPGVHGFALAPELGLGFASNGRENKASIVDLKTLKTIAKADTGENPDCILYVPGHEEVYTFNGRGQSATVFEAKTGKVIATIPLGGKPEFAVYDPAADRIYNNIETKSTVVAIDAKTHTVAAEWPLAPGEEASGMAIDLKSHRLFIVAGNKLMIAMDAATGKIVTTVPTGDGTDACVYDAGTGLAMASAGEGFVTIASYTAPDKLTAVQTLTTARGARTMTLDPKTHKIYLSAAEYEEAPAPVAGQPAPRPKMKPGSFKVLVYGPGRAS